Genomic segment of Tomitella fengzijianii:
GCAGATCTCCGTCGACCAGGCGGTGGACGGCGTGCGTGAGCTCGGCGTGCGATTGGGCGAGGAGGACCGGGAGCGGCTCGCAGCCAGGCTCGACGCGCTGCGGCGGGGCGGAGCAGCCTAGGTACTGCGGGCTGGTCGGCCGGGCCGCGTCGTCGTCATGCCGGGCCGCCGTCGATCCGGCGTCACTTCTTGATCCAGGTGTTGCCCAGCAGCATGATGCCGTCGTTGCTCGGCGTGGCGCCGTAGACGTCGGGGTTCCAGGCGACGAAGTTCGCGCCCCAGCCCAGGTTCACATAGGGCACGTCCTCGTGGATCTTCTGCTCGATCGCCTTCAGCGCCGCCTTCTCGGCGTCCTCGGTGGTGGCGTGCTGCGCGGTGTCGAGCAGCTTGTCCATCTCGGGGCTGTCGTAGCCGAGGATGTTGTTCGACGAGTTGCTCCGCAGTGAGGCGGACAGGCGCATGTAGGGCACGGCATCGGAGATGCTGTAGCTGCCGTGTCCCAGGTCGAAGTCGTGATCGACGTAGAGGCGCTTGACCATGTCGGTGACCGTGGCGGCGTATTCGACGTCCACGTCGATGCCGACCGCGCCGAGTAGGGCCTGCGTGGCGGTGGCGGTCGCCTGCGAGGTCGGGTCGTTCACACTCACATAGCTGAGTTTCCCGTCGAACCCGTTCGCCTTGGCGGCGTCGACGAGCTGCTTGGCCTGCGCGGTGTCCTGCTCGAACGCGGGGACGTCGTTGTGCCACTTGGACCACTCGGCGAAGATCTTGGTCGTCGGGTGCCCGTCGCCCTTCAATGCGCGCTGGTTGATCACCTCGGGATCCATGGCCAGGGCGATCGCCTTGCGGAGGTTCGGGTCCGCTCCGGGGTGGCCCTCACGGTTGTTGATCTGCAGCACATCGTTGACGTTGAGGGGCTCGTAGAACCCGGGGTACTCGCCCTTGGCGTCGGCGACCCACTCGGCGGAGCGCAGGAAGGTCATCTGGACGCCGCCGGAGCTCAGCGCCTCGATGCGGGGCTGGCCGCCGGCGATGTTGACGAACTTGAGGCTGTCCAGATACGGCTTCCCGTCCCAGTAGTCCGCGCGCGGGGCGAGCTCGAGCGACTCGGCCGGCGCGAAGTTGGCGACGGTGTAGGGGCCGGCGCCGATGGGCTTGAAGTTGTTCGGGTCCGCGTAGGCGGCCGGCGCGAGGATCATGCCGTGACCGAAGGTGAGAAGCGCGGGGAACTCCGACCACGGCGCGTTGAGGGTGACCGTGACGGTCTGCGGGTCGGTGGCCTCGATGCTCTTGACGCCGGCCTTGAACTGCTGGCTGTTGGCGCCGCGGTTCTCGTTGAAGCGGTTCATGCTGTCGACGACGGCCTGGGCGTCCAGGGGCGTGCCGTCGGAGAAGGTGACGCCCTCGCGCAGGCCGATGGTCCAGGCGAGGTGGTCGTCGCTTTCGGTGAGCGACTCGGCGAGCTGGGGGACGTACTCCTGCTTGTCGGCGTCGAAGCGCACGAGAAGGCCGTAGATGTTGGCCATCTCGGTGCCGCCGGTCGAGCCGGCGGGCTGGGTCTTGGTGGGGTCGAGGCTCGACGGCATCGAATAGCCGGCGAAACTCAGGGTGCCGCCGCTGACGGGCTCACCGGCCTCCGGCTGGTCGCCGATGATGCCGGCCTGCGTGACCTCCGCCGCGCCGCTCTCGCCGGAACCGGATCCGCTGCCGGCGCTGACGCAGCCTGCCAGCAGCGTGGAGCTCGCGAGCATCGCCGCTGCGGCCACCCCGATCCTTCTGTTCCGTGTCATGGGTTCCCTTCCATCGAGACGTCATCTGCCCGAACTGCCTGCGGCGCTGCGCAGAACAGTCGTGTGCCATCGCCGTCGCCGGGTGGCGTCCGAAGCCCGATTCTGTGGCACATCGCACAGCGACGTGCACGTGATCCCACAGGGCGGGAATGGGATTCGCTTCCGGTGATGTGTGTCTACCGTCATCGGCATGACGAATAGTGGCCGGATGCACCGTGATCGGCACGCCCCTTCCGCTGACGGGTTCAGTGGAGTGATCGCCGAGGATCTGCCCAGCGCCGTTCCGTCGTGGCCGGCTCGGCCCGGGCCCATCGGAGGTCCGGGCGGCACCGCGCCCGATGTGATCGTCATGATCGTCGACGACATGGGCTATTCGGACATCGGTCCATTCGGCTCCGAGATTCCCACCCCGAACCTGGATGCGGTCGCGGCTGAAGGTGCCACGCTGACGGACTTCCACGTGACGCCCACCTGTTCGCCCACCCGCGCCTCGCTGCTCACCGGCTGCAACTCGCATGCAGTGGGGATGGGCGCGGTCGCGAACGTCGATGACGGCTTCCCCGGCTATGCGGCCGAACTCCCGGAGAACCAGCCCACGATGGCTGAGACGTTCCGCGCGGCCGGCTACGCCACGATGGCGATCGGGAAGTGGCACCTGTGCCGCGAGCAGGACATGCATGCCGCCGGAGACCGCCATTCATGGCCGGTTCAGCGTGGGTTCGACCAGTACTACGGATTCCTCGAGGCGCAGGCCAATCTGCACAACCCGGCACAACTCTACGAGGGCAACAACCCGGTGCACACCACCGAGTACCCCGAGGGCTATTACCTGACCGACGATCTGACCGATCGGGCCGTCACGATGATCGCCGAATCGGCCGCGGCAGAGCCGTCGAAGCCCCTGATGATGTACTTCGCCCACGCTGCCGTGCACTCGCCGATGCACATCAAGCCCGGTGCGGCAGAAAAGCATCGCGGCCGTTACGACGCGGGCTGGGAGTCGATCCGTTCCGAGCGGCGTCGACGCCAGGACGAATTGGGCGTGATCCCGGCTGAGGTCGGTACCGCCCCGCTCGACGACGCCCTCGGTCCGGACGTCCCGGGATGGGACGCACTGGCCGAGGACGGCCGAAGCCTGGCGGCCCGGCATATGGAGAATTACGCCGCGATGATCGAAACGATCGACGAGTCCGTCGGCCGGATCCGCGACATTCAGCGCAAACTGGGGCGACTGGACAACACGATCTTCGTGTTCCTGTCCGACAACGGCGCGTCCGGCGGGGGCGGCGGTGATGTCGGCATCATGAATCACCTGTCGAATCTGAATCGCGCGCACGTGCCGACGCCGGACGAGCGTGTGGCCGAGGAGATCGGCTGGATCGACGAGCTCGGGGGCCCCTCCACGTGGCCGCTGTACGCGACAGGGTGGGCCACCGCCTCGAACACGCCGTTCCGGCGTCACAAGTTCAGCACTTACCGGGGCGGGCACCAGGTGTCCTTCCTGATCTCCTGGCCGACCGGGCTCGGCCGGCTGGGCGTACGTCACCAGTACGCACACGTGACAGACCTGCTGCCGACCGTGGCCGAACTGGCGGGCGTGGCTGTGCCGGCCACCCGGAACGGCCGCGATGCGCGAACACTCGACGGGTCCTCGATGGTCGAGGCCTTGCGCAACCCCGACGCGCCGAGTGCGCACGGCGACCAGTACTACGAATGTCTCGGCGAGCGCGCCTTCTATGCCCCGAGCCTCGACGGGCACCCCGCCTGGGAGGCGGTGGCCGATCATACGGCGGCCACCGCATTCGCCGAGGACCATTGGGCGTTGTACTCGGTCGACCGCGACCCGGTCCAACTCGACGACGTCGCTGCCGAGCATCCCGGAACGGTCGCGGAGCTCGCGGCACGGTTCGACGCCGCAGCCGTCGCCAACAGCGTCTATCCGATGTCCAACGGCAGCCCGCTGCACTTCATGCAGCGCGATCCGGCGGAGGAGCGTTTCGCCACCGAGACGGTCCTGTTTCCGGAGACGCCGCCGCTTGAACGGTTCCGGGCGAACCAGCTGATCGACGGCCGCTCGTTCACTATCGATGTGGATCTGGGACCGGACGGCTACCGCCCGGGTGACGAAGGTGTACTCGTCGCGCACGGGGGGCAGGAGTCCGGATATGTGCTCTACATTTCAGGCGGCGAGCTCATCGTGGAGCAGAACGCGTGGGGGCGGACCATCGTGTCCGATCCGGCGCCGGTTCCCCAGGGGGCACGCAGACTCCGACTGAACGTCGAAGCGCCCGGAAAGCACCGCTGGATCGCGTCGTTGGAAGCCGACGGTAGGTCACTGCGTACCGGGGTCGACATGCTGCAGCTGTCCTGGCTCGTGCCGTTCAGCGGGTTGGCAGCGGGAACCATGTCCCGCTCGCCGGTCTCCCGGCGACTGCATGACGACCACGGGATGTTCCCGTACTCGGGCACGTGGGAGTCCATCACCATCCGGCCCGGAGAGCATGCCCCTGATGCCCCGGCCGTGATGCTGGACGCGATCCGCCGCATGGGTGCGCCCACGCAGTAGGCGCGCACCATCCGCCCGGAATCTGGCGTCGCGCACGGACCGGCCGGCTCGGTCCATGGTGGTGCCCACTCGGCGCTATCGGGCCAGCGCGTTCAGGTAGAACTCCACGCACTCGACGGACAGGTCGGCGGCGGAATAGTGCTCGGAGGGCGTGAACCACCGGCCGGTCAGCCAGATGCCGTCCTTGATCAGCTCGTACGCAGCGGCCGGGTTGATCGACGGCCGGTACGCACCCTCGGCGACTCCGCGTTCTATGGAAGCGACCCACAGCCTGTGGTTTGCCGCCGCCAGCGACCGGATCTCCGCGTGGCCGGCCAGCCGGCGGATGGCGCCTTCCTCGTTGCGGCAGATCTGCGGCGAGTGCGGATCGCGCTGCACCAGGATGAGCGACCTGCGGATAAGCTCGCCCAGTTCCTGTGCGGGCGGCAGCGACAGGTTCAGGACGTGTCGGAACTCCGCATGCACCGCGCGCAGGTGGCCCAGGACGATCTCCTGGAGCAGCGCATCCTTGGAGTCGACGTACTTGTAGAGGCTCCCCGGCAGGATGCCGATGCTCGTCGCGATCATCCGCATCGACGTGCCCGCCAGGCCGTGCACAGCGAACAATTCAGTGGCGGCCCGCAGCATCAGCTGCCGCTTCCGCTCGGCCTTCGTCGCGGTTTCCGTTGGCACGACCCCTCCGTCGCATTCCGTGCAGGCTGCACCATACACCGCGCCCGCGGCCGTCCGCCCTCTTGCCGGGCCCGCTCGGCCACGGCCCACGGTCCATCCTGAATTCCAGGGCATGAGCAAATGCTCATTTCCTACTTGGCGGGAGAGTGTCCAGTGCCGTGTTGGACTTTGAGTACGGCGAATAACCCGTCCAAAAACCATGTTTCAGTGGTTTCCTCGCATGATCGCGTACGCAAGGATGGACTTGACGTGGCGACTATCACCCTCATAATAGGAACCAAGCGAATGCTTGGTTTCAGGCGGAGGCATCCGCTCGTCGATGTCGACCGGAACGCTCAACGCGAGCCGCACTGTGAGGTGGAACAAGATGGAAGAAACCGGCCGGGCCCCCGGGAGCCACGAGTCGTCGCCCGCACAGCTGCGCAAGGTCGCCGTGTCGAGCCTGTTCGGCACAGTGCTGGAGTACTACGACTTCCTGCTCTACAGCACGATGGCGGCGCTGGTGTTCGGCGAGGTCTTCTTCCCCGGCGACAGCCGCATCGTCTCGACCATCGCGGCCTTCGGCACCCTCGCCGTCGGATACGTCGCACGCCCACTCGGCGGAATCGTCTTCGGCCACTTCGGCGACCGGTTCGGCCGCAAGCACATCCTCATCGTCACGATGGCGGTGATGGGCGGCGCGAGCTTCCTCATCGGGCTGCTCCCCGGCTACGCGTCGATCGGCGTGGCGGCGCCGGTGCTGCTGGTGATCCTGCGGGTCGTGCAGGGCCTGGCCGTGGGCGGCGAGTGGGGCGGCGCAGCGCTGATGGTCGTGGAGCACGCCGACGCCGACAACCGCGGAAAATGGTCGGGCGTGATGAACCTGGGTTCGCCCATCGGGTTCCTGCTGTCGACGGTGGCGGTGGCGATCGTGAGCCTGCTGCCGGAGGAAAGCCTGCACTCCTGGGGCTGGCGGATCCCGTTCCTGGTGAGCGCCCTGCTGGTGGTCGTCGGCCTCTACATGCGCAGCAAAGTCGTCGAGAGCCCCGTCTTCCAGGAGGCGGCGGAGCGCGCGGACGCGGACAGCGCCGATCGCACGCCGCTGAAGCAGCTGCTGGCGAAGCCGAAGCCTGTGGTGCTCGCCTGCGCCGCGGGCATCGCCCCGTTCGCCCTCACCGCGTTGATGACGTCGCACATCATCGCCTATGCGACGGGCATCGGTTACGACGAGTCCACCGTGATGCAGGTGCTCGTGCTGCTGTCGGTGGTGTCGCTGGCCGCCATCCCGGCGGCGGCCACGCTGTCGGACCGGATCGGCCGGCGGTCCACCGTGCTCATCGGCGCCGTCGGCGCCGCCGCGTTCGCCTTCCCGATGTACATGCTGATCAACACCGGCGAAGTCTCGCTGATGATCGTCGGCCTGGTGATCGGCCAGGTCCTGCAGAACCTGATGTTCGCGCCGCTGGTGCCGATGCTGTCGGAGATGTTCGGCACCACCGTCCGTTACACCGGCGCATCGTTGGGCTACCAGGGTGCCAGCCTGATCGGCGCCGGATTCACCCCGCTGATCGCCAGCAGCCTGCTTGCGGCACTCGGCGAGTCGAGCTGGCCGCTGAGCCTGATCATCATCGTCACGGCCGCCGTCTCGATCACCGCGCTCGCGATGATCACCGAGACGCGGGGACGGGACCTGACCCTGGAGGATCCCACCGACGCCGCCGCCACCACCGACGCCGCCACCACCACCACCACCGACACCGACCGAGCAGCCGCCGACGACGCCGCGCCGCGGCGTCCCGCCGCCGGCGGCATGCCGACGTCCGGACACTGAATCGCCGACCCGGCAGGGGGCTCGCGCGTCGCCTGCCGGGTCGGCGATGATGGGGTGGTGCCGGACGACGATGTGGAGCCGTACCTGGAAGCCCTCGTGCGGGCGGCCCGGGCGGTGCTCGGCGCGGAGTTCGTCGGTGCATACGCCGCGGGTTCGCTGGCGCTGAACGCGTTCCAGCCCGGCCGCAGCGACATCGACATC
This window contains:
- a CDS encoding MFS transporter, which translates into the protein MEETGRAPGSHESSPAQLRKVAVSSLFGTVLEYYDFLLYSTMAALVFGEVFFPGDSRIVSTIAAFGTLAVGYVARPLGGIVFGHFGDRFGRKHILIVTMAVMGGASFLIGLLPGYASIGVAAPVLLVILRVVQGLAVGGEWGGAALMVVEHADADNRGKWSGVMNLGSPIGFLLSTVAVAIVSLLPEESLHSWGWRIPFLVSALLVVVGLYMRSKVVESPVFQEAAERADADSADRTPLKQLLAKPKPVVLACAAGIAPFALTALMTSHIIAYATGIGYDESTVMQVLVLLSVVSLAAIPAAATLSDRIGRRSTVLIGAVGAAAFAFPMYMLINTGEVSLMIVGLVIGQVLQNLMFAPLVPMLSEMFGTTVRYTGASLGYQGASLIGAGFTPLIASSLLAALGESSWPLSLIIIVTAAVSITALAMITETRGRDLTLEDPTDAAATTDAATTTTTDTDRAAADDAAPRRPAAGGMPTSGH
- a CDS encoding TetR/AcrR family transcriptional regulator; this translates as MPTETATKAERKRQLMLRAATELFAVHGLAGTSMRMIATSIGILPGSLYKYVDSKDALLQEIVLGHLRAVHAEFRHVLNLSLPPAQELGELIRRSLILVQRDPHSPQICRNEEGAIRRLAGHAEIRSLAAANHRLWVASIERGVAEGAYRPSINPAAAYELIKDGIWLTGRWFTPSEHYSAADLSVECVEFYLNALAR
- a CDS encoding arylsulfatase, with the translated sequence MTNSGRMHRDRHAPSADGFSGVIAEDLPSAVPSWPARPGPIGGPGGTAPDVIVMIVDDMGYSDIGPFGSEIPTPNLDAVAAEGATLTDFHVTPTCSPTRASLLTGCNSHAVGMGAVANVDDGFPGYAAELPENQPTMAETFRAAGYATMAIGKWHLCREQDMHAAGDRHSWPVQRGFDQYYGFLEAQANLHNPAQLYEGNNPVHTTEYPEGYYLTDDLTDRAVTMIAESAAAEPSKPLMMYFAHAAVHSPMHIKPGAAEKHRGRYDAGWESIRSERRRRQDELGVIPAEVGTAPLDDALGPDVPGWDALAEDGRSLAARHMENYAAMIETIDESVGRIRDIQRKLGRLDNTIFVFLSDNGASGGGGGDVGIMNHLSNLNRAHVPTPDERVAEEIGWIDELGGPSTWPLYATGWATASNTPFRRHKFSTYRGGHQVSFLISWPTGLGRLGVRHQYAHVTDLLPTVAELAGVAVPATRNGRDARTLDGSSMVEALRNPDAPSAHGDQYYECLGERAFYAPSLDGHPAWEAVADHTAATAFAEDHWALYSVDRDPVQLDDVAAEHPGTVAELAARFDAAAVANSVYPMSNGSPLHFMQRDPAEERFATETVLFPETPPLERFRANQLIDGRSFTIDVDLGPDGYRPGDEGVLVAHGGQESGYVLYISGGELIVEQNAWGRTIVSDPAPVPQGARRLRLNVEAPGKHRWIASLEADGRSLRTGVDMLQLSWLVPFSGLAAGTMSRSPVSRRLHDDHGMFPYSGTWESITIRPGEHAPDAPAVMLDAIRRMGAPTQ
- a CDS encoding ABC transporter substrate-binding protein, which translates into the protein MTRNRRIGVAAAAMLASSTLLAGCVSAGSGSGSGESGAAEVTQAGIIGDQPEAGEPVSGGTLSFAGYSMPSSLDPTKTQPAGSTGGTEMANIYGLLVRFDADKQEYVPQLAESLTESDDHLAWTIGLREGVTFSDGTPLDAQAVVDSMNRFNENRGANSQQFKAGVKSIEATDPQTVTVTLNAPWSEFPALLTFGHGMILAPAAYADPNNFKPIGAGPYTVANFAPAESLELAPRADYWDGKPYLDSLKFVNIAGGQPRIEALSSGGVQMTFLRSAEWVADAKGEYPGFYEPLNVNDVLQINNREGHPGADPNLRKAIALAMDPEVINQRALKGDGHPTTKIFAEWSKWHNDVPAFEQDTAQAKQLVDAAKANGFDGKLSYVSVNDPTSQATATATQALLGAVGIDVDVEYAATVTDMVKRLYVDHDFDLGHGSYSISDAVPYMRLSASLRSNSSNNILGYDSPEMDKLLDTAQHATTEDAEKAALKAIEQKIHEDVPYVNLGWGANFVAWNPDVYGATPSNDGIMLLGNTWIKK